The following are encoded together in the Saliniramus fredricksonii genome:
- the nagZ gene encoding beta-N-acetylhexosaminidase, with product MTLSAVIYGCSGPELTPDEVAFFRETRPFGFILFARNIIDPDQVRALCAAMREAAGHDAPVLIDQEGGRVRRLRPPHWLDHPPAASYGEAIKDPAQQIAAVALGARLIAHELRDLGIDVDCLPCLDIPVPGAHDVIGDRAYGHEPQIVGALGGAAARGLMAGGVLPVIKHIPGHGRAGVDSHRALPVVETDRETLAATDFAPFKALSHLPMAMTAHVVYTALDPENCATLSQVIISEIIRGEIGFDGLLMSDDVGMHALAGDFRERMRGLFAAGCDIALHCSGDFTEMQEVARETPALAGEAARRADAALTLRKAPVEDFDPVDARARRDALLAGTG from the coding sequence ATGACCCTGTCCGCTGTGATCTACGGATGTTCGGGCCCCGAACTCACGCCGGACGAGGTCGCCTTCTTCCGCGAGACGCGCCCTTTCGGCTTTATCCTGTTTGCGCGCAATATCATCGATCCCGATCAGGTCCGCGCGCTCTGCGCTGCGATGCGCGAGGCTGCCGGCCATGATGCGCCGGTCCTGATCGATCAGGAAGGCGGGCGCGTGCGCCGGCTGCGTCCGCCGCACTGGCTCGACCATCCGCCCGCTGCCAGCTATGGCGAGGCCATCAAGGATCCCGCGCAGCAGATTGCCGCCGTGGCGCTCGGGGCACGGCTGATCGCGCATGAATTGCGCGATCTCGGCATCGACGTCGATTGCCTGCCCTGCCTCGACATTCCCGTCCCCGGCGCCCATGACGTGATCGGCGACCGCGCCTACGGGCATGAACCGCAGATCGTCGGTGCGCTCGGCGGTGCGGCGGCGCGGGGGCTGATGGCGGGTGGCGTCCTGCCCGTGATCAAGCACATACCCGGCCATGGCCGCGCCGGCGTTGACAGCCACCGCGCTCTGCCGGTCGTCGAGACCGACCGGGAGACGCTTGCGGCAACCGATTTCGCACCCTTCAAGGCGCTTTCGCATCTGCCGATGGCGATGACGGCGCATGTCGTTTATACCGCGCTCGACCCGGAGAACTGCGCCACGCTCTCGCAGGTGATCATCAGCGAGATAATCCGGGGCGAGATCGGCTTCGACGGGCTGCTGATGAGCGATGATGTCGGCATGCACGCGCTCGCCGGCGATTTCCGCGAACGCATGCGCGGGCTGTTTGCGGCGGGTTGCGATATCGCGCTGCATTGTTCGGGGGATTTCACCGAGATGCAGGAAGTCGCGCGCGAGACGCCGGCGCTCGCCGGTGAGGCCGCGCGGCGTGCGGATGCCGCGCTCACGCTGCGCAAGGCCCCCGTCGAGGATTTCGATCCTGTGGATGCGCGCGCGCGGCGCGATGCTTTGCTTGCCGGGACGGGCTGA
- a CDS encoding SPOR domain-containing protein → MSDTAKRRLAIDLDEIERQLQQSAPQRGGGSGNGAGAGSGDSGGQDPGGTPSGKPDPLAELARIVGQDDPFRSILSGEQAGTEPRPNDPDHDAVFGDGADETRDQPEPPPAHPAVQAQAPVGYQAPPGYQAQQGFDDWLPQDAQQELRAGEQPPAPAVGPVSPRGPNEYRNDARDDGWPQMSAPIPAPGSAYAPQHPRDWQPSQDWQQPEWREDDLYADPRRPDLSAPPVYATPHPAGQTYDGGHQGYGDYDDYGDALDDLDNAPRLRRERRGGGKAMMTIGVVLGVAVIGVASALYFVRSSGPTGDGAPPLITAESEPMRVEPDNPGGVEIPDQDRQIFERSTEDETRVVDREEQPVDIGEIARSSPRVVLPPPAAIQGRDGSADPIAEVLAGTMESQPDFEAPPEISAAVAELGEPRRVRTVTVRPDGTIIRNGDDAPRETAALDTPSAFSAMADASVPAPATERMPWETDPAEDTAEDVSTGDDAVAAADQQPEREAADDALAPLLVQDEAPAAAQGQAAQPDIADTTPEPAPAPRGPMALTGAMQIAPQAQEQEQEQEQEQEQSAPAQSPQQTASVAPAQPAATGDYVVQLGISNSEDRARAAFSQYQSRYSGIIGGADPIVRRAEVNGNTIYRVRVGPYDLSSANSVCDRIKDAGGDCFVARN, encoded by the coding sequence ATGAGCGATACGGCGAAGAGACGTCTGGCGATCGACCTCGACGAGATCGAGCGGCAATTGCAACAAAGCGCACCACAACGTGGTGGCGGCAGCGGAAACGGAGCCGGCGCGGGGTCCGGTGACAGTGGCGGCCAGGATCCAGGGGGCACGCCATCGGGCAAACCCGATCCGCTGGCGGAGCTTGCCCGGATCGTCGGGCAGGACGACCCGTTCCGCAGCATTCTCAGCGGCGAACAGGCCGGTACCGAGCCACGCCCCAACGATCCGGATCACGATGCCGTCTTCGGCGATGGCGCCGACGAAACACGTGACCAGCCGGAACCCCCGCCTGCACATCCAGCGGTGCAAGCACAAGCCCCGGTGGGTTATCAAGCCCCGCCGGGTTATCAAGCCCAGCAGGGTTTTGACGACTGGCTGCCCCAGGATGCGCAGCAGGAGCTCCGGGCCGGCGAACAGCCGCCTGCGCCTGCCGTCGGGCCGGTGTCGCCACGGGGCCCGAACGAGTATCGCAATGACGCCCGCGATGACGGCTGGCCGCAAATGTCCGCGCCGATTCCCGCGCCTGGCTCTGCCTACGCGCCGCAGCACCCTCGCGACTGGCAACCATCTCAAGACTGGCAACAGCCGGAATGGCGCGAAGACGATCTCTACGCCGATCCTCGTCGCCCCGATCTGAGCGCGCCACCGGTCTATGCCACCCCGCATCCGGCCGGGCAGACATATGATGGCGGTCATCAGGGCTACGGCGATTACGATGATTACGGCGATGCCCTCGACGATCTCGACAATGCCCCGCGATTGCGCCGTGAGCGGCGCGGCGGTGGCAAGGCGATGATGACGATCGGCGTCGTTCTCGGCGTCGCGGTGATCGGCGTGGCGAGCGCTTTGTATTTCGTGCGCAGTTCCGGCCCTACTGGTGACGGCGCACCACCCCTGATCACGGCCGAAAGCGAGCCGATGCGCGTGGAGCCCGACAATCCGGGCGGTGTCGAGATCCCGGATCAGGACCGCCAGATTTTCGAGCGCTCCACCGAGGATGAAACCCGCGTCGTTGATCGCGAGGAACAGCCCGTCGATATCGGCGAGATCGCGCGCTCCAGTCCGCGCGTCGTCCTGCCGCCGCCGGCCGCAATTCAGGGGCGTGACGGCTCTGCCGATCCGATCGCGGAAGTGCTCGCAGGCACGATGGAATCGCAACCGGACTTCGAGGCGCCGCCAGAAATCTCCGCCGCCGTCGCCGAGCTCGGCGAGCCGCGCCGCGTGCGCACGGTCACGGTGCGCCCCGACGGCACCATCATCCGCAACGGCGACGACGCGCCGCGTGAAACGGCCGCGCTCGATACACCGAGCGCGTTCTCGGCAATGGCCGATGCGAGCGTCCCCGCCCCGGCGACCGAGCGGATGCCCTGGGAGACCGATCCTGCCGAGGATACGGCAGAGGATGTCTCGACGGGAGACGATGCCGTGGCGGCGGCAGATCAGCAGCCGGAGCGCGAGGCCGCCGACGATGCGCTCGCGCCGCTCCTCGTGCAAGATGAGGCACCCGCCGCAGCACAGGGGCAAGCAGCACAGCCCGATATCGCCGATACAACTCCCGAACCCGCCCCGGCGCCGCGCGGTCCGATGGCACTGACGGGCGCCATGCAGATAGCCCCGCAGGCGCAGGAGCAGGAGCAGGAGCAGGAGCAGGAGCAGGAGCAGAGCGCGCCCGCACAATCGCCGCAGCAGACGGCGAGCGTCGCACCGGCGCAGCCGGCGGCTACGGGCGATTATGTCGTCCAGCTCGGCATCAGCAATTCCGAGGATCGCGCCCGGGCGGCCTTCAGCCAGTATCAGAGCCGTTATTCCGGCATTATCGGTGGTGCGGATCCGATCGTGCGGCGGGCGGAGGTCAACGGTAACACCATCTATCGCGTGCGCGTCGGCCCCTATGACCTCTCTTCGGCCAACAGCGTCTGCGACCGGATCAAGGATGCCGGCGGGGATTGCTTTGTCGCCCGCAACTGA
- the argS gene encoding arginine--tRNA ligase, translating to MNLFATFEERVAQALRNLQQAGDLPGDLDISRAVVEPPRDPAHGDLATNAAMVLAKPAGTNPRALAEKIAADLASDPRIVAAEVAGPGFINLRLDPAIYRDMLRAVILLGEEYGRGTGQDTRPVNVEYVSANPTGPMHVGHGRGAVFGDALCALLAFAGHDVSREYYINDAGAQVDVLARSAFLRYREALGEEIGEIPEGLYPGDYLVGVGQQLAQTYGPGLHDHTEAEWLPVVRDAAIEAMMAMIRDDLAALDIRHDVFFSERSLMAGGTDAVAATIADLRARDLIYEGRLPRPKGAPDEDWEDREQTLFRATEFGDDVDRPLLKSDGSYTYFAADIAYHRSKFERGFPVMIDVWGADHGGYVKRMQAAVKAITRGEGALDVKLCQMVRLLRDGEQVKMSKRSGEFVTLREVVDEVGSDAVRFMMLYRKNDAPLDFDLVKVREQSKDNPVFYVQYAHARCHSVARQAAEAFPQADLSPENLATRAAASQTAIDPAELELLRRIAQYPRIVEAAAKAHEPHRIAFFVHEIASLLHQFWAKGKDSTHLRFVNQSDEESSLERLALAYAIRCVIASGLRILGVAAPDEMR from the coding sequence ATGAATCTGTTTGCGACTTTCGAGGAGCGCGTGGCGCAGGCGCTGCGGAATCTGCAGCAGGCGGGGGATCTGCCGGGGGATCTGGATATTTCCCGCGCCGTCGTCGAGCCGCCGCGCGATCCCGCCCATGGCGATCTCGCCACCAATGCGGCGATGGTGCTGGCCAAGCCGGCGGGCACCAATCCGCGCGCGCTGGCGGAAAAGATCGCTGCCGATCTGGCGAGCGATCCGCGTATCGTGGCGGCGGAGGTGGCCGGGCCCGGCTTCATCAATCTGCGGCTCGATCCGGCGATCTATCGCGACATGCTGCGTGCGGTGATCCTGCTTGGCGAGGAGTACGGGCGCGGCACTGGCCAGGATACGCGCCCGGTCAATGTCGAATACGTCTCCGCCAATCCCACCGGCCCGATGCATGTCGGCCACGGGCGCGGCGCGGTCTTCGGCGACGCGCTTTGCGCGCTGCTCGCCTTCGCCGGGCATGACGTTTCGCGCGAATATTACATCAACGATGCCGGCGCGCAGGTCGACGTGCTCGCCCGCTCCGCCTTCCTGCGCTACCGCGAGGCGCTCGGCGAGGAGATCGGCGAGATCCCGGAAGGGCTCTATCCGGGCGATTATCTCGTCGGTGTCGGCCAGCAGCTGGCGCAGACCTACGGGCCCGGGCTGCATGATCATACGGAAGCCGAATGGCTGCCGGTCGTGCGCGATGCGGCGATCGAGGCGATGATGGCGATGATCCGCGACGATCTCGCCGCGCTCGACATTCGCCACGACGTGTTCTTCTCCGAGCGCTCGCTCATGGCGGGCGGCACCGATGCGGTGGCCGCCACCATCGCCGATCTGCGCGCACGCGACCTGATCTACGAAGGCCGTCTCCCCCGCCCCAAGGGCGCGCCGGACGAGGATTGGGAGGACCGGGAACAGACGCTTTTCCGCGCCACGGAATTCGGTGATGATGTCGACCGCCCGCTGCTCAAATCCGATGGCTCCTACACCTATTTCGCCGCCGATATCGCGTATCATCGCTCCAAGTTCGAGCGCGGTTTTCCGGTGATGATCGATGTCTGGGGCGCCGATCACGGCGGCTATGTCAAGCGCATGCAGGCGGCGGTGAAGGCCATCACCCGGGGCGAAGGCGCGCTCGACGTCAAGCTGTGCCAGATGGTGCGGCTGCTGCGCGACGGCGAACAGGTGAAGATGTCGAAGCGCTCCGGCGAGTTCGTCACGCTGCGTGAGGTGGTCGACGAGGTCGGCTCCGACGCTGTGCGCTTCATGATGCTCTACCGCAAGAATGATGCGCCACTCGATTTCGATCTGGTGAAGGTGCGCGAGCAATCGAAGGACAACCCGGTCTTCTACGTGCAATACGCCCATGCGCGCTGCCACTCGGTCGCGCGGCAGGCAGCGGAGGCGTTTCCGCAGGCGGATCTGTCCCCCGAGAACCTCGCGACCCGCGCGGCGGCCTCGCAGACGGCGATCGACCCGGCGGAGCTGGAGCTGTTGCGGCGGATCGCGCAATATCCGCGCATCGTCGAAGCCGCCGCAAAAGCGCACGAGCCGCACCGGATCGCGTTCTTCGTCCATGAAATCGCCAGTTTGTTGCATCAGTTCTGGGCGAAGGGCAAAGATTCCACACACTTACGCTTTGTTAACCAAAGCGATGAAGAGTCGAGCCTGGAAAGACTCGCTCTGGCATACGCAATCCGTTGCGTGATCGCCTCGGGTCTTCGTATTCTGGGCGTCGCGGCGCCCGACGAGATGCGCTAG
- a CDS encoding XRE family transcriptional regulator, with translation MFWRAHPGPEWCRREKGRRIADRLGKPQSWLAKVEGCERRLDLAEFIALARAMDMEPAALFDEVLRGSGRADAAMRT, from the coding sequence TTGTTCTGGCGGGCTCACCCCGGGCCGGAATGGTGCCGGCGGGAGAAGGGCCGGCGCATCGCCGACAGGTTGGGAAAGCCGCAATCATGGCTGGCCAAGGTGGAGGGCTGCGAGCGTCGCCTCGACCTCGCCGAATTCATCGCCCTCGCGCGTGCCATGGACATGGAGCCGGCGGCTTTGTTCGATGAGGTGCTACGCGGCTCAGGCAGGGCGGACGCGGCGATGCGCACCTAA